The proteins below come from a single Bactrocera dorsalis isolate Fly_Bdor chromosome 5, ASM2337382v1, whole genome shotgun sequence genomic window:
- the LOC115066278 gene encoding uncharacterized protein LOC115066278 — translation MTNLACTLQTQFQVCVDGLPTGTPLSCPSGYIYSTTAANICIPRDNTSVVGDCVECHICDASQTFACTGVRTFALCLGTKAISNIVGSYAPYLVCSIDYPHICGKESLGIPPTCPIADELATTD, via the exons ATGACCAATTTAGCCTGCACATTGCAAACGCAGTTCCAAGTATGCGTCGATGGCTTACCAACAGGAACACCGTTGAGTTGCCCGTCCGGATACATTTACTCAACAACTGCTGCAAACATCTGTATACCGAGAGATAATACGAGTGTAGTTGGCGATTGCGTCGAATGCCATATTTGTGATGCTTCCCAAACCTTTGCCTGCACTGGTGTTCGTACTTTCGCCCTATGTCTAGGCACAAAAGCCATTAGTAATATAGTTGGCAGCTACGCGCCCTATCTTGTGTGTAGTATCGACTATCCGCACATATGCGGCAAGGAATCCTTAGGA ATTCCACCAACTTGTCCGATAGCTGATGAACTCGCTACCACAGACTAA